The proteins below come from a single Miscanthus floridulus cultivar M001 chromosome 1, ASM1932011v1, whole genome shotgun sequence genomic window:
- the LOC136501817 gene encoding pentatricopeptide repeat-containing protein At5g59600-like, translated as MCARATTTSSWMKQLTNASRQGRHGCVLHLFFAHLRRGDRGLVDPHPAAVPTALRACARLRNASSGRLIHALVLTRFPSLASDAVAATALLDMYAKCGLVASAQRVFDEMPRRDDLIAWNALVACYARHAPPERALALAIKMRGQCLCPDLMTWNAVVSSFALAGDDQMAEELIGAMEEDGFQPDVVTWTSLVSGSVLNFQYARARVLFRRMMTTGNPVLPSSATIASILPAFANVADVKRGKEVHAYAVVTGVGQELTVGSALVDMYTKSGFVLEARRLFDRMAERSTVTWNSMLFGLANSGHCQEAIGLFNRMLCEGARPDHLTFTAVLTVCSYAGMVELGKGLYRAMQEEHGIVPRLEHCACMVHLLGRAGWLTEAYDFIKAMPLEPDCFVWGALLGACRSHGDVKLAGLAASHLLTVEPTNAASCLLLSDSLASAGRQDDVMKMKRLAKRRRMKKLDGCSWLE; from the coding sequence ATGTGCGCACGCGCGACAACCACCAGCTCATGGATGAAGCAGCTGACGAACGCTTCCCGGCAAGGGCGCCACGGCTGCGTTCTCCACCTCTTCTTCGCCCACCTCCGACGCGGCGATCGCGGCTTGGTGGACCCGCACCCCGCGGCCGTCCCCACGGCGCTCCGCGCCTGCGCGCGCCTCAGAAACGCCTCCTCCGGCCGCCTAATCCACGCGCTCGTCCTCACCCGGTTCCCGTCCCTCGCCTCCgacgccgtcgccgccaccgcgCTTCTCGACATGTACGCCAAATGTGGCCTCGTCGCGAGTGCCCAGAGGGTGTTCGACGAAATGCCGCGTAGGGATGACCTCATCGCCTGGAACGCGCTGGTCGCATGCTATGCGCGCCACGCCCCCCCGGAGCGCGCGCTGGCGCTGGCCATCAAAATGCGGGGCCAGTGCCTGTGCCCCGACCTGATGACATGGAACGCCGTCGTCTCCAGTTTTGCACTGGCCGGCGACGACCAGATGGCCGAGGAATTGATCGGCGCCATGGAGGAGGACGGGTTCCAGCCGGACGTGGTCACTTGGACATCGCTTGTATCTGGCTCGGTGCTGAACTTTCAGTATGCCAGGGCACGCGTGCTGTTCCGGAGAATGATGACCACTGGCAACCCTGTCCTGCCGAGCTCGGCCACGATTGCCAGCATCTTGCCTGCCTTCGCCAATGTCGCTGACGTGAAGCGTGGCAAGGAAGTCCACGCCTACGCCGTGGTGACCGGCGTCGGACAGGAGCTCACTGTGGGCAGTGCTCTAGTAGACATGTACACGAAGAGCGGGTTCGTGCTGGAAGCACGCCGGCTGTTTGACAGGATGGCAGAAAGAAGCACGGTGACTTGGAATTCCATGCTCTTTGGGCTGGCGAATTCCGGCCACTGCCAAGAAGCCATCGGTCTCTTCAACCGGATGCTGTGCGAGGGAGCAAGGCCGGATCACCTGACGTTCACAGCCGTTCTGACGGTTTGCAGCTACGCCGGCATGGTGGAGCTCGGGAAGGGCCTGTACCGCGCCATGCAGGAAGAGCACGGCATCGTGCCGAGGCTGGAGCACTGCGCGTGCATGGTGCATTTGCTTGGCCGAGCCGGCTGGCTCACCGAGGCTTATGATTTCATCAAAGCCATGCCCCTGGAGCCTGACTGCTTCGTTTGGGGGGCGTTGCTGGGGGCATGCCGAAGCCATGGCGACGTCAAGCTTGCCGGGCTGGCTGCGTCCCACCTGCTAACCGTCGAGCCGACCAACGCAGCTAGTTGCCTGCTACTCTCGGACTCGCTGGCAAGTGCAGGCAGACAAGATGATgttatgaagatgaagaggctggCAAAGAGACGGCGCATGAAGAAGCTGGATGGCTGCAGCTGGTTGGAGTGA
- the LOC136547859 gene encoding protein TOC75, chloroplastic-like — MALTSQGITLRSPPAAPRGHGGRRSSSVPAAAVPRGWGQPHAGQSLSISPARYEPAARPPRGGSSSSAIRAAASAGAQPGSDPVPAEPRIELPAIFTVFSEAAKTGAAFFIASSGAAFLLGSFGGFGGGAGGLFGGGGGGGGWGAGGGGAGGGGGGDFWSRLFSVGAAHADDKSSGDWDAHGLPVNMTVPLTKLSGLKRYKLSELKFFDRAAGGGGAYTGPEDSFFEMVTLQPGGVYTKSQLLKELETLVSSGMFERVDLEVKPKPDNTIGLTVSFVESVWSAAKQFKCINVGLMSQSGQVDFDQDMTEREKMDYLRKQERDYQQRVRGAKPCILPENVHGEVLGMMKKQEKVSARMLQKIRDHVQKWYYNEGFVCAQVVNFGNLNTNEVVCEVVEGDITKVEYQFQDKLGNIVEGNTQLPIIDRELPQQLRPGHIFNIGAGKQALKNINSLALFSNIEVNPRPDETKEGGIVVEIKLKELEPKSSEVSTEWSIVPGREGRPTLASIQPGGTVSFEHRNIYGLNRSIVGSVTSSNLLNPQDDLSFKLEYVHPYLDGVDDRSKNRTFKTSCFNTRKLSPVFVAGPNMDEAPPVWIDRVGFKANITESFTRQSKFTYGLVVEEITTRDETNSICTHGSRAMPSGGLSMDGPPTTLSGTGVDRMAFLQANITRDNTEFVNGAIVGDRYIFQLDQGLGIGSKNPFFNRHQLSLTKFINLNKQEKGAGKPLPVVLVLHGHYAGCVGDLPIYDAFALGGPYSVRGFSNGELGASRNILEVATELRIPVRNTHVYAFAEHGTDLGSSKDVKGNPTEFFRRVGHGSSYGVGVKLGLVRGEYIVDHNASTGTIFFRFGERF, encoded by the exons ATGGCGCTAACCTCCCAAGGCATCACCCTGCGTTCCCCGCCAGCGGCCCCCCGCGGCCATGGCGGGAGGCGGTCCTCTTCCGTACCCGCCGCCGCGGTCCCGCGCGGCTGGGGGCAGCCCCACGCGGGGCAATCCTTATCCATCTCGCCCGCCAGGTACGAACCCGCCGCTCGTCCACCACGgggaggctcctcctcctccgccatccGCGCCGCCGCCTCGGCTGGCGCGCAGCCCGGCAGCGACCCGGTCCCCGCCGAGCCCAGGATCGAGCTCCCCGCGATATTTACCGTCTTCTCTGAGGCCGCTAAGACCGGCGCTGCCTTCTTCATCGCCTCGTCGGGCGCGGCCTTTCTTCTCGGCTCGTTTGGGGGGTTCGGAGGCGGCGCTGGGGgtctcttcggcggcggtggtggagggggtgGATGGGGCGCGGGGGGTGGTGGTGCCGGTGGCGGAGGGGGTGGTGACTTCTGGTCCCGGCTGTTCTCCGTCGGCGCGGCGCACGCAGACGACAAGTCATCGGGGGATTGGGACGCGCACGGGCTCCCCGTCAACATGACGGTGCCCCTCACGAAGCTGAGCGGGCTGAAGAGGTACAAGCTGTCTGAGCTCAAGTTCTTTGACCGGgcagccggcggcggtggcgcctaCACGGGGCCAGAGGATTCCTTCTTCGAAATGGTAACACTGCAGCCTGGTGGCGTGTACACTAAGTCGCAGCTGCTCAAGGAGCTGGAGACACTCGTCTCCAGTGGCATGTTTGAGCGGGTTGATCTGGAGGTGAAGCCCAAGCCGGATAACACAATTGGGCTCACAGTCTCCTTTGTGGAGAGTGTGTGGAGTGCCGCAAAACAGTTCAAGTGCATCAATGTGGGGCTTATGTCACAGTCAGGGCAGGTTGACTTCGACCAGGACATGACTGAGAGGGAGAAAATGGATTACCTCCGCAAGCAGGAACGTGATTACCAGCAGCGTGTACGGGGTGCCAAGCCCTGCATCTTGCCAGAAAATGTGCATGGAGAGGTGCTGGGAATGATGAAGAAGCAGGAGAAGGTGAGTGCCAGGATGCTGCAGAAGATCAGGGACCATGTCCAGAAATGGTACTACAACGAGGGTTTTGTGTGCGCACAGGTGGTTAACTTTGGAAACCTTAACACCAATGAGGTTGTGTGTGAGGTGGTCGAGGGTGATATCACCAAGGTGGAGTACCAGTTCCAGGATAAGCTTGGAAATATTGTTGAGGGAAATACCCAGCTTCCGATCATAGACCGAGAGCTGCCTCAACAG CTTCGACCTGGCCACATCTTTAACATTGGAGCAGGGAAACAGGCTCTGAAGAATATAAATTCACTTGCTTTGTTTTCCAATATAGAAGTTAATCCACGTCCTGATGAGACAAAGGAAGGGGGCATAGTAGTTGAAATTAAGCTCAAGGAACTGGAACCCAAGTCATCTGAAGTAAGCACAGAATGGAGTATTGTACCTGGGCGTGAAGGGCGACCAACTTTG GCATCCATACAACCTGGAGGAACTGTGTCATTTGAGCACCGGAACATCTATGGTCTTAATAGATCTATTGTTGGTTCTGTTACATCCAGCAACCTGCTGAACCCTCAG GATGATCTTTCATTCAAGCTTGAGTATGTCCATCCTTATTTGGATGGTGTGGATGATCGAAGTAAAAACCGCACATTCAAAACTAGCTGCTTCAACACGAGGAAATTGAGTCCTGTCTTTGTTGCTGGTCCCAACATGGATGAGGCTCCGCCTGTTTGGATCGATAGAGTTGGATTTAAAGCCAACATAACAGAG AGCTTCACACGGCAAAGCAAATTCACATATGGCCTCGTGGTTGAAGAGATTACAACACGTGATGAAACTAATTCTATCTGTACCCATGGTTCTCGAGCAATGCCTAGTGGCGGTTTGAGCATGGATGGACCTCCCACAACCCTCAGTGGTACTGGAGTTGACCGAATGGCATTCCTTCAGGCTAATATAACCCGTGACAATACTGAGTTTGTGAATGGTGCAATTGTTGGAGACAGATACATTTTCCAG TTGGACCAAGGTCTTGGCATCGGAAGCAAAAACCCATTCTTCAACCGTCATCAACTTAGTCTGACCAAGTTCATCAATTTAAATAAGCAAGAGAAAGGTGCTGGCAAGCCACTACCGGTTGTTTTAGTTCTTCATGGTCATTATGCTGGTTGTGTGGGTGATTTGCCAATCTATGACGCGTTTGCACTTGGAGGGCCTTACTCTGTTAGGGGCTTTAGTAACGGTGAACTGGGCGCTTCTAGGAATATTCTTGAG GTTGCTACAGAGCTGCGCATCCCTGTAAGAAACACACACGTTTATGCATTTGCTGAACATGGGACTGACCTTGGGAGTTCCAAGGATGTGAAAGGGAACCCTACAGAGTTTTTCAGGCGTGTTGGTCATGGATCTTCATATGGTGTTGGTGTCAAGCTTGGGTTGGTAAGGGGAGAGTACATTGTAGATCACAATGCTAGTACCGGAACCATTTTCTTCAGATTTGGTGAGAGATTTTGA